From Alteribacter keqinensis, one genomic window encodes:
- a CDS encoding chromate transporter, translating into MTQQQLFSAFFRVGMLGYGGGPASIPLIHKEVVEKYKWMDSDEFADILAIGNTLPGPIATKMAGYIGYRVAGVTGLFNALLASIVPTIVLMIVLLVSLESFREYGWVQGMTNGVMPVVGVMLAVLTWQFFTKSKEGLGTWYSLGLIVLSVVLISLAGIHPAFVIAGLLVFVFLRKGGRRS; encoded by the coding sequence GTGACGCAGCAACAGTTGTTTTCAGCCTTTTTCAGAGTAGGGATGCTCGGCTACGGCGGGGGCCCGGCATCCATTCCTCTCATTCATAAAGAAGTAGTGGAAAAGTATAAATGGATGGACAGCGACGAGTTTGCCGACATACTGGCCATCGGCAATACACTTCCCGGTCCGATAGCAACGAAAATGGCCGGCTATATCGGCTATCGTGTGGCAGGAGTAACCGGGCTGTTCAACGCCCTTTTAGCATCCATTGTCCCTACGATCGTTCTTATGATCGTACTACTCGTCTCTCTGGAATCCTTTCGGGAGTATGGCTGGGTACAGGGGATGACCAACGGTGTTATGCCGGTGGTAGGCGTGATGCTGGCCGTCCTTACGTGGCAGTTTTTCACCAAGTCAAAAGAAGGGCTTGGTACGTGGTACAGTCTTGGGCTCATCGTGTTAAGTGTCGTTTTGATTAGTCTGGCAGGCATTCATCCGGCCTTTGTGATCGCCGGGCTGTTAGTGTTTGTCTTTCTAAGGAAGGGAGGCAGACGCTCATGA
- a CDS encoding chromate transporter: MIYWEIFLAFFIPGIVGYGGGPATIPLIEYEVVHRYNWMGVEEFGEVLALGNALPGPIATKMAGYIGYVEGGVLGAAVGVFATVAPSLILMIALLGLLYKFKDSPKVKLLSMIVRPTIAVLLGIMAYRFFATSYVDNGMIQTGFLVVISFLLLERLKVHPAFVILGSLIYGAVFLAP, encoded by the coding sequence ATGATTTACTGGGAGATCTTTCTCGCTTTCTTTATCCCCGGGATTGTCGGCTACGGTGGCGGTCCAGCGACCATTCCGCTCATTGAATACGAAGTGGTCCATCGCTACAACTGGATGGGGGTGGAGGAGTTTGGTGAAGTTCTGGCCCTTGGCAATGCCCTTCCCGGTCCGATAGCCACAAAGATGGCCGGGTACATCGGCTATGTTGAAGGAGGCGTGCTGGGCGCAGCAGTCGGGGTTTTTGCCACGGTAGCCCCTTCATTGATCCTCATGATTGCTTTACTCGGTCTCCTTTACAAGTTCAAGGATTCTCCGAAAGTAAAGCTCCTGTCGATGATTGTGAGACCGACCATCGCCGTCCTTCTAGGCATCATGGCCTACCGTTTTTTCGCCACCTCCTACGTTGACAACGGTATGATCCAGACAGGGTTTCTGGTCGTGATCAGCTTTTTACTTCTGGAACGCTTGAAGGTACACCCGGCGTTCGTGATTCTCGGTTCACTTATTTACGGCGCCGTGTTTCTGGCACCCTGA
- a CDS encoding NADPH:quinone reductase: protein MKAVAYHEYGGADVLQVVELEKPEVGENDVLVQIGGSGLNPVDTYFRKGIRPVPHFPAVPHFDLGGMVVEAGSKVTNVKNGDRVWATNVMGGTAKEYASVPSEKLFKLPEHVTEAEGAAVAMAFMTAHLSLFHRAGLTSGETVLVYGGSGAVGHAAIQLAKQAGATVIATAGSNEKAEICHDAGADDVILYKEEKVVAKVEDLTGDMGVDMILDMSLSENIKNDLAMIKVGGRIVTIGSPVNNTPELPWRELNQKHASLMGVLLFTAPPEQLRKAGEEIASLLEDQKVKPHLAKTFPFEEATEAHQSLEDKVYNGNIVLVP, encoded by the coding sequence ATGAAAGCAGTGGCATATCACGAATACGGCGGAGCTGACGTTTTGCAGGTTGTGGAGCTTGAGAAGCCGGAAGTCGGTGAAAATGATGTTCTTGTACAAATCGGAGGAAGTGGCCTTAACCCGGTGGATACATATTTCCGAAAGGGGATCCGTCCTGTTCCCCACTTCCCTGCTGTTCCTCATTTCGACCTCGGAGGTATGGTTGTGGAAGCTGGCAGTAAGGTGACAAATGTGAAGAACGGCGACCGGGTATGGGCGACAAACGTTATGGGCGGTACGGCAAAAGAGTACGCTTCAGTGCCATCTGAAAAGCTGTTTAAGCTGCCTGAACATGTGACGGAAGCTGAAGGTGCAGCTGTGGCGATGGCTTTTATGACGGCGCACTTAAGCCTTTTTCACCGAGCAGGGTTAACATCTGGTGAGACGGTCCTTGTATACGGCGGTTCTGGAGCTGTGGGACACGCGGCGATTCAACTGGCCAAACAGGCTGGAGCGACAGTCATTGCAACGGCAGGATCGAATGAAAAAGCTGAAATCTGCCATGATGCAGGGGCGGATGATGTGATTCTTTACAAAGAAGAAAAGGTCGTCGCAAAAGTGGAAGACCTGACTGGTGACATGGGTGTTGACATGATTCTTGATATGAGTCTCAGTGAAAACATAAAGAATGACCTTGCTATGATTAAAGTAGGCGGACGTATTGTGACGATCGGCTCTCCTGTGAACAACACACCTGAACTTCCTTGGCGGGAACTGAACCAGAAACACGCGTCTCTTATGGGGGTGCTTCTCTTTACGGCACCTCCGGAACAACTCCGAAAAGCGGGTGAAGAGATTGCTTCTCTTCTTGAGGATCAGAAAGTGAAGCCGCATTTGGCCAAGACGTTCCCTTTTGAAGAAGCGACGGAAGCCCATCAGTCACTTGAAGATAAAGTATATAACGGAAATATTGTGCTTGTGCCGTAA
- a CDS encoding cytosolic protein — translation MYVGRDMTELSMMGKQDWTDKELAFFHQNLQQISPYLNSEGLTIHREIVKEIMNRGGMEKEADWTSGSRVHYD, via the coding sequence ATGTATGTAGGGCGCGATATGACTGAGCTGTCAATGATGGGAAAACAGGATTGGACTGACAAGGAACTGGCTTTTTTTCATCAAAACTTGCAGCAGATCTCTCCTTACCTGAATTCAGAAGGGCTTACGATTCACCGGGAGATTGTAAAGGAAATCATGAACCGCGGTGGTATGGAGAAAGAAGCCGACTGGACGAGCGGCAGCCGTGTTCATTATGATTGA
- the fabL gene encoding enoyl-[acyl-carrier-protein] reductase FabL, which yields MNEKKVALITGSSRGIGKRIATKLAQKGYNIVINYARSRKKAEETADELRELGAEVLTVKANIAKQDKVAEMFEAIDEHFGRLDILVNNAASGVLRPIMELEESHWDWTMNINNKGMLFCSQEAAKRMEKNGGGAIVSMSSLGAERYLKNYTTVGVSKAAVEALTRYLAVELAPKGIRVNAVSGGAVDTDALTHFPNRDELLQDAKDRTPAGRIVEPDDLADAAVFLLGDEAKMICGQTIIVDGGISLLT from the coding sequence ATGAATGAAAAGAAAGTTGCTCTCATTACAGGAAGCAGCCGCGGAATCGGAAAGCGGATTGCCACAAAATTAGCCCAAAAAGGATACAACATTGTCATCAACTACGCCCGCAGCCGGAAAAAAGCAGAAGAAACGGCAGACGAACTGCGTGAACTCGGAGCGGAAGTGTTAACGGTAAAAGCAAACATTGCCAAGCAGGATAAAGTTGCTGAAATGTTCGAAGCAATCGATGAGCATTTTGGCCGCCTGGACATTCTTGTTAACAACGCCGCATCAGGCGTTTTACGCCCGATCATGGAACTTGAAGAATCCCATTGGGACTGGACGATGAACATCAACAACAAAGGCATGCTGTTCTGCTCTCAGGAAGCTGCAAAGCGTATGGAAAAAAACGGCGGCGGAGCCATCGTCAGCATGAGTTCTTTAGGGGCCGAACGTTATTTAAAAAACTACACTACGGTAGGCGTATCAAAAGCGGCGGTAGAAGCCCTTACCCGTTATTTAGCCGTTGAGCTTGCCCCTAAAGGCATCCGCGTCAATGCGGTGTCAGGTGGAGCTGTGGATACCGACGCTCTTACACATTTCCCGAACCGCGATGAACTGCTTCAGGATGCCAAAGACCGGACACCAGCCGGCCGGATCGTGGAACCCGACGATCTTGCTGACGCCGCTGTTTTCCTTCTTGGAGACGAGGCGAAAATGATCTGCGGCCAGACAATCATTGTTGACGGCGGCATTTCACTGCTCACATAA
- a CDS encoding gamma-type small acid-soluble spore protein: MRKQNQQQQQAQQQAAKTNAQKVQQQNAQNQHNQEFASETDAQQVRQQNQASAQRKGQASAQQQQQQQGRQQQ; encoded by the coding sequence ATGCGTAAGCAAAACCAACAACAGCAGCAAGCTCAACAGCAAGCTGCAAAAACAAACGCTCAAAAAGTACAACAGCAAAACGCTCAGAACCAGCACAACCAGGAGTTCGCGAGCGAAACTGATGCTCAACAAGTACGCCAGCAGAACCAAGCTTCTGCTCAGCGTAAAGGACAAGCATCTGCACAACAACAGCAACAACAACAAGGACGTCAGCAACAATAA
- a CDS encoding DUF3939 domain-containing protein, whose amino-acid sequence MWFKRKKGGNNRKKKPNVETKPVTIEEMRSAINQYAKQLNPDVSLRTIVKDNHEVDSDVLIEQLNCKPDRPFYMSKETFEIFEEADYPKWIDLCQVACDQYFLETDEEPVTPGDSTRKVNYLKIRNYMKDEPPFQLYLHPQDRMVTHRVPEK is encoded by the coding sequence ATGTGGTTCAAAAGGAAAAAAGGTGGCAACAATCGTAAGAAGAAACCAAACGTAGAAACAAAACCCGTCACCATCGAAGAAATGCGAAGCGCCATAAATCAGTATGCAAAACAGTTGAACCCCGACGTTTCATTACGTACGATAGTAAAAGACAACCACGAAGTAGACAGTGACGTCCTTATCGAACAACTGAACTGTAAACCCGACCGGCCCTTTTACATGTCTAAAGAAACCTTTGAGATTTTTGAAGAAGCCGACTACCCGAAATGGATCGACCTCTGTCAGGTCGCCTGTGACCAGTACTTCCTGGAAACAGATGAAGAACCCGTGACACCTGGTGATTCCACACGGAAAGTCAACTACTTAAAAATCAGAAACTACATGAAAGACGAACCACCATTCCAGCTCTACCTTCACCCACAGGACCGGATGGTCACACACAGAGTACCCGAAAAATAA
- the ntdP gene encoding nucleoside tri-diphosphate phosphatase, which translates to MSFPMTGSNIEVHSYKHNGHIHRIWEETIVLKGTSHEIIGGNDRIMVKESDGRQWRTREPAICYFTAHHWFNAIGMIRNDGIYYYCNLGTPFTYDEEALKYIDYDLDIKVFPDMTYKLLDEDEYALHSQRMNYPKEVDAILRRSVDELVQWISQRKGPFEPGFIEYWYERFLQHR; encoded by the coding sequence TTGAGTTTTCCCATGACCGGCAGCAACATAGAGGTCCACAGCTATAAACATAATGGCCATATTCATCGCATCTGGGAAGAAACCATTGTTCTAAAAGGGACATCCCACGAAATTATCGGCGGTAACGACCGAATTATGGTAAAAGAATCTGACGGACGTCAGTGGCGTACACGAGAACCTGCAATTTGTTATTTCACTGCGCATCATTGGTTTAATGCGATCGGAATGATAAGAAACGACGGGATCTATTATTACTGTAATTTAGGGACCCCTTTTACGTATGATGAAGAAGCACTGAAGTATATTGACTATGATCTGGATATTAAAGTCTTTCCCGACATGACCTACAAGCTTCTTGATGAAGATGAATACGCCCTGCACAGCCAGCGCATGAACTACCCGAAGGAAGTTGATGCGATCCTGCGCAGAAGCGTAGATGAACTTGTCCAGTGGATCAGCCAGCGCAAAGGACCGTTTGAGCCAGGATTTATCGAATACTGGTACGAGCGTTTCCTTCAGCACCGCTGA
- a CDS encoding ABC transporter ATP-binding protein produces MDSIKRYMQFVKPYWKQIIITVLIGMLKFGIPLIIPFLMKVVIDDIVGATDLTTGEQLNQLYWLMGIVLFIFIFLRPPVEYYRQYFAQWTGSRILYDIRNQLFTHLQKLSLRFYSNNKSGEVISRVIHDVEQTKNFIITGMMNIWLDMFTIIVAIIIMLTMDPLLTLVAVLLLPFYGLSIKFFYTRLRTLTRDRSQALAEVQGHLHERLQGMNVIRSFALENHEEKQFDTRNENFLEKALDHTRWNAKTFAVINTLTDVAPILVIAVAGTLVIQGSVTVGTMVAFVAYMDRLYNPLRRLVNSSTTLTQSIASMDRMFELADESYDIEDKKDAVAMKNPKGDVTFDHVFFGYENEEFVLKDLHFHVKSGETIAFVGMSGGGKSTIMSLIPRFYDVSDGRILIDGKDVRDYKVRTLRDRIGMVLQDNIIFSESVKFNILMGRPEASDEEVYEAARAANAHEFIEQLPDGYDTSIGERGVKLSGGQKQRIAIARVFLKSPEILVFDEATSALDLESEQLIQQSLFELAKDRTTFIVAHRLSTITHADRIFLIENGRLVEQGSHAELMARQGSYHKLFQVQHLD; encoded by the coding sequence ATGGACAGTATTAAACGGTATATGCAGTTCGTAAAACCATACTGGAAACAAATCATCATCACTGTACTCATCGGGATGCTGAAATTCGGGATCCCGTTAATCATCCCGTTTCTTATGAAAGTGGTCATCGATGACATCGTCGGAGCAACGGATCTTACAACGGGGGAGCAGCTGAACCAGCTGTACTGGCTGATGGGAATTGTTCTTTTTATCTTTATTTTCCTCCGCCCGCCCGTGGAGTACTACCGGCAGTATTTTGCCCAGTGGACGGGGAGCAGGATTCTTTACGACATACGAAACCAGCTGTTTACCCACCTGCAGAAGCTCAGTCTCAGGTTTTATTCAAACAACAAATCGGGGGAAGTCATCTCCAGGGTGATCCATGATGTGGAGCAGACGAAGAACTTTATCATTACAGGGATGATGAACATCTGGCTGGATATGTTTACGATTATTGTGGCCATCATCATCATGCTTACGATGGATCCGTTACTCACCCTTGTAGCAGTGCTGCTGCTGCCGTTTTATGGCTTATCGATCAAGTTTTTCTACACACGGCTCAGAACCCTTACCCGGGACCGCTCTCAGGCACTTGCAGAAGTGCAGGGCCATTTACACGAAAGGCTTCAGGGCATGAACGTGATTCGAAGCTTTGCCCTTGAAAATCACGAGGAAAAGCAATTTGACACCCGGAATGAGAACTTCCTGGAAAAAGCACTCGATCACACACGGTGGAACGCCAAGACCTTTGCGGTGATCAATACGCTTACGGATGTGGCACCGATCCTCGTTATTGCAGTGGCAGGAACCCTGGTGATTCAAGGATCCGTAACCGTGGGGACAATGGTGGCCTTTGTGGCCTACATGGACCGCCTTTACAACCCGCTTCGCCGTCTCGTCAATTCATCCACCACACTCACCCAGTCCATCGCGTCCATGGACCGGATGTTTGAACTCGCCGATGAATCGTACGACATTGAAGACAAAAAAGACGCAGTGGCCATGAAAAATCCAAAGGGTGATGTGACATTCGACCACGTATTCTTTGGCTATGAAAACGAAGAGTTTGTTCTTAAGGATCTTCATTTTCACGTGAAGAGCGGCGAAACGATCGCCTTTGTGGGAATGAGCGGTGGCGGAAAAAGTACAATTATGAGTTTGATTCCTCGGTTTTACGATGTAAGCGACGGCCGGATTCTGATCGACGGCAAAGATGTTCGTGACTATAAGGTGCGAACCCTCCGTGACAGAATCGGCATGGTACTTCAGGACAACATTATCTTCAGTGAATCAGTGAAATTTAATATACTCATGGGGCGTCCCGAGGCGAGCGATGAAGAAGTATACGAAGCAGCCCGGGCAGCGAACGCCCACGAATTTATCGAACAGCTCCCGGACGGCTACGATACCAGCATCGGTGAAAGGGGCGTGAAGCTCTCCGGCGGTCAGAAACAGCGCATCGCCATTGCCCGCGTCTTCCTGAAGAGCCCAGAGATACTTGTGTTTGATGAAGCCACCTCGGCACTGGATCTTGAAAGCGAGCAGCTCATTCAGCAGTCCCTTTTCGAACTGGCAAAAGACCGGACCACCTTTATCGTGGCACACCGCCTGTCTACAATTACCCATGCGGACCGGATTTTCCTGATCGAAAACGGGCGTCTCGTCGAGCAGGGAAGCCACGCCGAACTGATGGCCAGACAAGGCTCGTATCACAAGCTGTTCCAGGTACAGCATTTGGATTAA
- a CDS encoding FUSC family protein has protein sequence MRLGARILKTGLAVVMALYIAAWLGFDTPVYAALAAVFAVQPSVYRSFMTILDQLQANVISAVLAVVFVLSFGHEPFVVGVVVVLIIAINLKLGKEAIIPLAVVTAIIIMEAPSEDFISFASSRFLLIMIGVASSFVVNLIFLPPKHENHLFHKITDANEQIIQWIRLMTRHEAEYHTLKQDLKKLKDTMIKMDNIFLLYKDERTYFKKNEYPRMRKVVLFRQMLYSTKKCLDILRSLSKHENSMQQMPDELQDLVRVQLDYLTNYHERIMLKYMGKVRPHTTEDLYEEVDVGKRQLTDVFFSLHEDKEIERSEWIHFFPVVALIVEYSEELEHLDRLVASFFKYHKDENEVKVLERRD, from the coding sequence ATGAGGCTAGGAGCCCGTATTTTAAAAACCGGTCTGGCAGTTGTAATGGCCCTTTATATTGCGGCCTGGCTCGGGTTTGATACCCCCGTTTATGCTGCATTGGCAGCGGTGTTTGCTGTTCAGCCGTCGGTTTACAGAAGCTTTATGACCATTCTCGACCAGCTTCAGGCAAATGTCATCAGTGCTGTGCTCGCCGTTGTGTTCGTCTTGTCATTCGGACACGAACCTTTTGTGGTCGGTGTGGTCGTGGTCCTGATCATTGCCATTAACCTGAAGCTCGGGAAAGAAGCGATTATCCCCCTTGCTGTTGTGACAGCGATCATTATTATGGAAGCACCGTCAGAGGACTTTATTTCATTTGCATCATCTCGCTTCCTGTTGATCATGATCGGGGTGGCGTCATCGTTTGTTGTGAACCTCATCTTCCTTCCGCCGAAGCATGAGAACCATCTTTTTCACAAAATTACGGATGCCAATGAGCAGATTATTCAGTGGATCCGGCTGATGACGCGTCACGAAGCGGAGTACCATACGCTCAAGCAGGATTTGAAGAAACTGAAAGACACCATGATCAAAATGGATAATATCTTTCTTTTATATAAAGATGAGCGTACGTATTTTAAAAAGAATGAGTATCCGCGGATGCGAAAAGTGGTCCTGTTCAGGCAGATGCTGTATTCGACGAAGAAATGTCTTGATATTCTGCGGAGTCTGAGCAAGCACGAAAACAGCATGCAGCAGATGCCTGATGAGCTTCAGGATCTCGTCCGGGTTCAGCTCGACTACCTCACGAACTATCACGAGCGGATCATGCTTAAATATATGGGGAAAGTAAGGCCCCACACGACAGAGGACTTGTACGAAGAAGTGGATGTGGGCAAGCGCCAGCTCACTGATGTCTTTTTCAGTCTTCATGAGGATAAAGAAATTGAACGCAGTGAATGGATTCACTTCTTCCCGGTTGTGGCTCTCATTGTAGAATACAGTGAGGAGCTTGAGCACCTGGATCGTCTTGTTGCCAGCTTCTTCAAGTATCACAAGGACGAAAATGAAGTAAAAGTATTGGAACGAAGAGATTAA
- a CDS encoding glutamate-1-semialdehyde 2,1-aminomutase — translation MKFTESEKHNEVAQEHILGGVNSPSRSFKAVGGGSPVFMERAKGAYFWDVDGNQYIDYLAAYGPIITGHAHPHITEAIKGAAEDGVLYGTPTRYENQFAAMLKEAMPSLEKVRFVNSGTEAVMTTIRVARAYTGRDKIIKFAGCYHGHSDLVLVAAGSGPATLGSPDSAGVTKAIAKEVITVPFNDIESYKQALDHWGDEVAAVLVEPIVGNFGIVEPAPGFLVAVNELTHDAGALVIYDEVITAFRFKYGGAQNYCGVEPDMTALGKIIGGGLPIGAYGGSQDIMETVAPLGPAYQAGTMAGNPASIRAGIACLEVLKEPGVYEKMDELGGMLEEGIRRHAKTHGVPITLNRLKGALTVYFGVDGVANYDEAENSDGEMFARFFKLMLEQGVNLAPSKYEAWFLTTEHTKDDVEKTLEAVEAAFSKL, via the coding sequence ATGAAGTTTACGGAGTCAGAAAAACATAATGAAGTTGCCCAGGAGCATATTCTTGGGGGCGTTAATAGTCCATCACGTTCGTTTAAGGCTGTAGGCGGAGGCTCTCCTGTATTTATGGAGCGTGCTAAAGGTGCTTACTTCTGGGACGTGGACGGAAACCAATACATCGATTATCTGGCGGCTTACGGACCGATTATTACCGGCCATGCCCATCCCCATATTACAGAAGCGATCAAGGGTGCGGCTGAAGACGGGGTTTTGTACGGCACCCCCACCCGCTATGAAAACCAGTTTGCCGCTATGCTGAAAGAAGCTATGCCTTCGCTGGAAAAAGTGCGGTTTGTGAACTCCGGGACAGAAGCGGTCATGACGACGATCCGTGTGGCCCGTGCCTACACCGGGCGGGATAAAATTATCAAGTTTGCCGGCTGTTACCATGGTCACTCCGACCTTGTTTTAGTCGCTGCCGGATCAGGGCCTGCCACACTTGGAAGCCCGGACAGTGCCGGTGTGACAAAAGCCATTGCCAAAGAAGTGATTACCGTTCCGTTTAACGACATCGAGAGTTACAAGCAGGCTCTTGATCACTGGGGTGATGAAGTGGCTGCGGTTCTCGTTGAACCGATTGTGGGTAACTTCGGGATCGTTGAACCGGCTCCGGGATTTTTGGTAGCGGTGAACGAACTCACTCACGATGCCGGTGCCCTCGTTATTTACGACGAGGTAATAACAGCGTTTCGGTTCAAGTACGGCGGCGCCCAGAATTACTGCGGTGTGGAGCCGGACATGACAGCACTGGGTAAAATTATCGGCGGAGGTCTACCGATCGGTGCCTACGGGGGAAGCCAGGACATTATGGAAACAGTCGCCCCACTTGGACCTGCGTACCAGGCGGGAACGATGGCCGGTAACCCCGCTTCGATCCGTGCCGGAATTGCCTGCCTTGAAGTGCTTAAAGAACCAGGCGTGTATGAAAAAATGGACGAGCTCGGCGGTATGCTTGAAGAAGGGATCCGCAGGCACGCAAAGACACACGGCGTACCGATAACATTGAACCGTCTCAAAGGGGCACTTACGGTGTACTTCGGGGTTGATGGTGTGGCAAATTACGATGAAGCCGAAAACAGTGACGGTGAGATGTTTGCACGCTTCTTTAAACTCATGCTCGAACAGGGCGTGAATCTTGCCCCGTCAAAGTATGAAGCGTGGTTCCTGACAACGGAACATACAAAAGATGATGTAGAGAAGACGCTGGAAGCGGTTGAAGCTGCATTTTCCAAGCTGTAA
- a CDS encoding ABC transporter ATP-binding protein: MNVIEVHGLRKQFKSYSSRKGLAGAFRDLLTRNYTILNAVDDISLNVKQGEMVAYIGENGAGKSTTIKMLTGILTPTAGTVRVNGMDPHRQREAFVRTIGVVFGQRSQLWWDIAVQESFRLLKKVYRLSDEHYDTHMKEVIETLEIEPLLDKPVRKLSLGQRMRCELAAALIHNPPLLFLDEPTIGLDVLVKMKIREFLKDINRKYQTTILLTTHDLSDIEALCDRVVLLDEGKIIYDGALDKLQQNWVEGKQVQFEFQKPVEKEALEELTAHFPVKWRAGDKMRGWQATVDGDDDVVSQLMATVMSHYSISDVKLNQVSTEEIIRNIYEEGIRHG, encoded by the coding sequence ATGAACGTCATTGAAGTTCACGGGTTACGAAAACAATTTAAATCGTACTCAAGCAGAAAAGGCCTTGCAGGCGCTTTTCGCGACTTGCTTACGAGAAACTATACGATTTTAAACGCCGTTGACGATATATCCCTCAATGTAAAGCAGGGTGAGATGGTCGCCTACATCGGTGAAAACGGAGCCGGTAAATCCACCACGATCAAAATGCTCACCGGCATTTTAACCCCGACCGCAGGAACAGTCAGGGTAAACGGAATGGATCCCCACAGGCAGCGGGAGGCATTTGTCCGCACAATCGGTGTTGTATTTGGCCAGCGCTCCCAGCTCTGGTGGGATATCGCGGTTCAGGAATCGTTCCGCCTGCTGAAAAAAGTATATCGTCTGTCTGACGAGCACTACGATACACATATGAAAGAAGTCATTGAAACACTCGAGATCGAACCGCTTCTTGATAAGCCGGTGCGAAAGCTCAGTCTCGGTCAGCGAATGCGCTGTGAATTGGCAGCCGCACTCATTCACAATCCGCCTCTGCTTTTCCTGGATGAGCCCACAATCGGTCTGGACGTTCTGGTAAAAATGAAGATTCGCGAGTTCTTAAAAGATATCAACCGCAAATACCAAACGACGATTCTTTTAACGACTCACGATTTAAGTGACATCGAAGCCCTTTGCGACCGGGTCGTTCTGTTGGATGAAGGAAAGATCATCTACGACGGAGCCCTGGATAAACTGCAGCAGAACTGGGTCGAGGGTAAGCAGGTGCAGTTTGAGTTTCAAAAGCCGGTGGAAAAAGAGGCCCTTGAAGAATTGACTGCTCATTTTCCGGTCAAGTGGCGTGCAGGGGATAAAATGAGGGGCTGGCAGGCAACGGTGGACGGGGACGATGACGTGGTTTCCCAGCTGATGGCCACCGTCATGAGCCACTATTCCATCAGTGACGTGAAGCTGAATCAGGTGTCTACAGAAGAGATCATCCGAAACATCTATGAAGAAGGTATCCGTCATGGTTAG
- a CDS encoding ABC transporter permease, whose amino-acid sequence MSMYLEMLRIRFLMMLAYRTNYYSGILIYSINIGAYYFLWQAIYGGQESIQDLSIVQMTTYVAIAWMARAFYFNNIDREIAQEIQEGKVAVEMIRPYNYLGMKTMQGLGEGLFRLLFFSVPGMVIVWLVFPISFSNDLSIWGLFFISLVFSFIVNTQINLITGILTFFLLYNTGLIRAKRVVIDLFSGLLLPISFYPMWAQDIMTFLPFQAISYIPSMIFTEGFTGSEVYSALLLQLMWSVILFIPITLLWMSARRRLIVQGG is encoded by the coding sequence ATAAGCATGTATCTGGAAATGCTCCGGATCCGGTTTTTAATGATGCTTGCCTACCGGACCAATTATTATAGCGGCATTTTAATTTACAGCATCAACATTGGCGCGTACTACTTTTTGTGGCAGGCGATCTACGGAGGCCAGGAATCTATCCAGGACCTTAGTATCGTCCAGATGACCACCTATGTAGCCATCGCATGGATGGCCCGGGCATTTTATTTTAATAATATTGACCGGGAAATAGCCCAGGAGATCCAGGAAGGAAAAGTAGCGGTGGAAATGATTCGGCCGTACAACTATCTCGGCATGAAAACGATGCAGGGACTCGGGGAAGGTCTTTTCCGGCTCCTCTTTTTCTCCGTACCGGGAATGGTTATTGTCTGGCTCGTGTTTCCGATCAGCTTTTCCAACGACCTTTCGATCTGGGGACTCTTCTTTATTTCACTCGTGTTCAGCTTTATCGTAAATACACAGATTAACTTGATTACAGGAATTTTAACGTTCTTTTTACTTTATAACACCGGACTCATCCGGGCGAAACGGGTCGTCATTGACCTGTTTTCGGGACTTTTGCTGCCGATTTCCTTTTACCCGATGTGGGCTCAGGATATTATGACATTTCTGCCGTTTCAGGCGATCAGCTACATTCCGTCTATGATTTTCACGGAAGGGTTCACAGGCAGCGAAGTGTATTCGGCACTCCTTTTGCAGCTCATGTGGTCAGTCATTTTATTTATTCCAATTACATTGCTATGGATGTCAGCCAGACGCCGGCTCATCGTACAAGGAGGGTAA